One stretch of Aquimarina sp. Aq107 DNA includes these proteins:
- a CDS encoding NAD-dependent epimerase/dehydratase family protein yields MQVILGANGIIGEELAKELRSHYTKEIKLVGRNPTKVHTDDFLFKGDLLQATDVHKALENAKIAYLTVGLPYQSKIWLRDWPIIIKNVISGCKKNNCKLVYFDNTYAYPQDSKIQKEDTPLQPKGKKGEAKRIATELLLNAIKNKEINAVICRAPEFYGPGKTKGITNTLIFDALKTNKKPKVFLKDNVLRTFIYTPDASKAMALIGNTSDTYGQTWHLPCDDNRLTYKEIIEQISLQLDRKITYNILGVFILKIASFFNQNIRETKELLPRYNIDNIFDSSKFKNRFPDFKITSYQQGISNIIKDYKIR; encoded by the coding sequence ATGCAGGTAATTTTAGGTGCAAATGGAATAATTGGAGAGGAACTAGCTAAAGAATTACGATCCCATTATACCAAAGAAATTAAACTAGTCGGACGAAACCCAACAAAAGTACATACAGATGACTTTTTGTTCAAAGGTGATCTGTTGCAAGCAACAGATGTTCATAAGGCTTTAGAAAATGCTAAGATTGCGTATTTAACCGTAGGACTACCTTACCAATCTAAAATTTGGTTAAGAGATTGGCCTATAATCATCAAAAATGTAATATCAGGCTGTAAAAAAAACAACTGTAAACTTGTCTACTTCGACAATACATATGCATATCCGCAAGACAGTAAAATTCAAAAAGAAGATACACCTCTACAACCAAAAGGTAAAAAAGGAGAAGCAAAAAGAATAGCTACAGAGCTTCTGTTGAATGCAATAAAGAACAAAGAAATTAATGCTGTAATATGCCGAGCACCTGAATTTTATGGGCCAGGTAAAACAAAAGGAATAACGAATACACTTATTTTTGATGCGCTAAAAACCAATAAAAAACCAAAAGTATTTCTAAAAGATAATGTCTTAAGGACTTTTATTTATACTCCGGATGCTAGTAAAGCAATGGCTTTAATTGGAAATACTTCAGATACATATGGTCAAACCTGGCACCTTCCGTGCGATGACAATCGATTAACATACAAAGAAATCATAGAACAAATCTCGTTACAATTAGATAGAAAAATAACATACAATATATTAGGAGTATTTATTCTAAAAATAGCATCGTTTTTTAATCAAAATATCAGAGAAACTAAGGAATTATTACCTAGGTATAATATTGATAATATTTTCGATTCTTCTAAATTCAAAAATAGATTTCCTGATTTTAAAATAACTTCTTATCAACAAGGTATTAGCAACATAATTAAAGATTATAAAATTAGGTAA
- a CDS encoding tetratricopeptide repeat protein translates to MRITTVIIFVFFQLYLINAQTSLKEINLDFGKYKVGFKHYTSIDSTRTYQIGNEFNNQYIYRPIPISVWYPASINNKNSKQLSILNYLEILKEEEEWKDLPNSFLLDWFSYLWNTPQNQAHLSEKVNAFTNILAIKNKFPVIVYAPSYEASSIENFTLFEYLASNGFVVISSPSRGTDTRLLEGGSTKDVETQSRDVEFLLKEIHKYENIDPNKIALMSFSFGGLSNVITAMKNKNIKAIVSLDGTERYRYAVLEKSPYFNLDKFDIPYIHFAQKDIPKKVLISDKIPDELNYEFQLYDSLKHSFIYSYKFHDLSHSYFSSFGVLFANRDKRQDKSDKKIMSSYKLLSEQTLQFLTATLKNNQDVKIMIEENLAKHNISDSLISRRNKKPIQKAFDYTDFNDIAYYQDYQNLISLYKKTIIKHPKLKLEESMLNTLGLRLSFNPLKIEQGINVFLLALYLYPTSANLYDSLAEVYLYKKDYKNAITNFKKSLELNPENQNAINRLKHLENKKSIED, encoded by the coding sequence ATGCGAATAACTACAGTTATAATTTTCGTCTTTTTTCAATTATATCTTATAAACGCGCAAACATCTTTAAAAGAAATCAACTTAGATTTTGGAAAATATAAGGTAGGCTTTAAACACTATACATCTATTGATAGTACAAGAACTTATCAAATCGGAAATGAATTCAATAATCAATATATCTATAGACCGATACCAATCAGTGTATGGTACCCTGCAAGTATTAATAATAAAAACTCAAAACAATTATCCATTTTAAATTATTTAGAAATTCTAAAAGAAGAAGAAGAATGGAAAGATTTACCAAACTCGTTTTTATTAGATTGGTTTTCTTATTTATGGAACACACCCCAAAACCAAGCTCATCTTTCCGAAAAAGTAAATGCTTTTACCAATATACTAGCCATAAAAAATAAATTTCCTGTTATTGTTTATGCTCCTAGTTATGAAGCCTCATCTATCGAAAACTTTACATTATTCGAATATTTAGCAAGTAATGGGTTTGTGGTAATATCAAGTCCATCTAGAGGAACAGATACTAGATTATTAGAAGGAGGGAGTACAAAAGACGTGGAAACACAATCTAGAGATGTCGAATTCCTTTTAAAAGAAATTCATAAATATGAAAATATTGACCCCAATAAAATAGCTCTTATGAGCTTTAGTTTTGGTGGTTTATCTAATGTGATAACAGCGATGAAAAATAAAAATATTAAAGCCATAGTAAGTCTAGATGGAACTGAAAGGTATCGGTATGCTGTTCTAGAAAAATCACCATACTTTAATTTAGATAAATTTGATATCCCATATATACATTTCGCCCAAAAAGATATTCCTAAAAAAGTACTTATTAGTGATAAAATTCCTGATGAATTAAATTATGAATTTCAATTATATGATTCTCTAAAACATAGTTTCATCTATAGTTATAAATTCCATGATCTTTCTCATTCTTATTTTAGTTCTTTTGGGGTATTATTTGCTAATAGAGATAAAAGGCAAGATAAAAGTGATAAAAAAATTATGTCTTCCTATAAACTATTATCCGAACAAACATTGCAGTTTTTAACTGCTACTTTAAAAAACAATCAAGATGTGAAAATAATGATTGAAGAAAATCTTGCCAAACACAATATCTCAGATAGCTTGATTTCCAGAAGAAATAAAAAACCTATCCAAAAAGCATTTGATTATACGGATTTTAATGATATCGCATATTATCAAGATTATCAAAACCTAATTTCACTTTATAAAAAAACAATAATAAAACATCCAAAACTTAAGTTAGAGGAAAGCATGCTAAATACACTAGGGCTTAGATTATCTTTTAATCCTTTAAAAATAGAGCAAGGTATAAATGTGTTTTTATTAGCGCTATACTTATATCCTACATCCGCCAATTTATATGATAGCTTAGCAGAAGTATATCTTTATAAAAAAGATTACAAAAATGCTATTACAAACTTCAAAAAATCATTAGAATTAAACCCTGAAAATCAGAATGCAATCAATAGACTGAAACATTTAGAAAATAAGAAATCCATAGAAGACTAA
- a CDS encoding n-acetylglutamate synthase, whose amino-acid sequence MNYHNKSFRPIQNSENGETTEETIFEYIQEGTILTSEYSGGQIKKGHLIGLVDENGNIEMRYHQINNKGELMTGICFSKPEILNNGKIRLHETWEWTSGDKSKGTSTLEEI is encoded by the coding sequence ATGAACTACCATAATAAGTCATTTCGTCCAATACAAAATTCGGAAAATGGGGAAACAACAGAAGAAACAATTTTTGAATATATACAGGAAGGTACAATCTTAACTTCGGAATATAGTGGTGGTCAAATCAAAAAAGGACACCTAATCGGATTAGTGGATGAAAACGGAAATATCGAAATGCGTTACCATCAAATAAATAACAAAGGAGAACTAATGACCGGAATCTGTTTTTCGAAACCAGAAATATTAAATAATGGAAAAATACGCCTTCATGAAACTTGGGAATGGACATCTGGAGATAAATCCAAAGGAACATCCACTTTAGAAGAAATATAA
- a CDS encoding outer membrane beta-barrel protein yields the protein MKNTIILLIIVLTSNLAQAQFIKQKSINAQIGYGLSAPYNSVDQVVNNGFFIQGEFVLKITSWVEFKPYAGFITTSSNRKDINDNPTDEKAETKAFLLGGKARLRAPIPWVAPYAEIGIGTSIGKFETVTTFDNIDKSGIIYHIPFSFGLELGKNHTIDLGFAYYFQPTVQQYVGALSLGFTFPLN from the coding sequence ATGAAAAACACAATCATACTACTTATCATCGTTCTAACTTCTAACTTAGCTCAGGCACAGTTTATAAAACAAAAATCTATCAATGCTCAAATTGGTTATGGACTAAGTGCTCCTTATAACAGTGTTGATCAAGTTGTTAATAATGGTTTTTTTATACAAGGAGAATTTGTACTAAAAATTACTTCTTGGGTTGAGTTCAAACCTTATGCAGGTTTTATAACTACTAGTTCTAATAGAAAAGATATAAATGATAATCCTACAGATGAAAAAGCCGAGACAAAAGCTTTTTTACTAGGTGGAAAAGCAAGATTGAGAGCACCAATTCCTTGGGTTGCTCCTTATGCAGAAATTGGAATTGGAACTTCTATTGGAAAATTTGAAACAGTAACTACCTTTGATAACATTGATAAAAGCGGTATTATTTATCACATCCCATTTTCTTTTGGATTAGAATTAGGAAAAAATCATACTATTGATTTAGGATTTGCTTATTATTTTCAGCCAACTGTCCAGCAATATGTTGGAGCATTATCCCTTGGATTTACATTCCCGTTAAACTAA